From the Kogia breviceps isolate mKogBre1 chromosome 15, mKogBre1 haplotype 1, whole genome shotgun sequence genome, one window contains:
- the WSB2 gene encoding WD repeat and SOCS box-containing protein 2 isoform X3, which yields MLCSAAGEKSVFLWSMRSYTLIRKLEGHQSSVVSCDFSPDSALLATASYDTSVIMWDPYTGERLRSLHHTQLNPPMDDSDVHISSLRSVCFSPEGLYLATVADDRLLRIWALELKTPIAFAPMTNGLCCTFFPHGGVIATGTRDGHVQFWTAPRVLSSLKHLCRKALRRFLTTYQVLALPIPKKMKEFLTYRTF from the exons ATGCTGTGTTCTGCAGCTGGGGAGAAGTCG GTCTTCCTGTGGAGCATGCGGTCCTACACGTTAATCCGGAAGCTGGAGGGCCACCAGAGTAGCGTGGTCTCTTGTGACTTCTCCCCCGACTCTGCCTTGCTCGCCACGGCTTCTTACGATACCAGTGTCATCATGTGGGACCCGTACACTGGCGAGCGGCTGCGGTCACTCCA CCACACCCAGCTCAACCCCCCCATGGATGACAGCGATGTCCACATCAGCTCCCTGAGATCTGTGTGCTTCTCCCCTGAAGGCTTGTACCTCGCCACGGTAGCGGATGACAG GCTCCTCAGGATCTGGGCCCTGGAACTGAAAACTCCAATTGCGTTTGCTCCTATGACCAATGGTCTTTGCTGCACATTTTTTCCACATGGTGGAGTTATTGCCACGGG GACAAGGGATGGCCACGTCCAGTTCTGGACGGCTCCTCGGGTCCTGTCATCGCTGAAGCACTTATGCCGGAAAGCCCTTCGACGTTTCCTAACGACGTACCAAGTGCTGGCACTGCCAATccctaagaaaatgaaagagttcCTCACATACAGAACTTTTTAA